In Microbacterium enclense, one genomic interval encodes:
- the glgX gene encoding glycogen debranching protein GlgX — MVRPETVLAPGAALLDSAFDDLGVRLGPDGGTLRVWSGHADAMQLLVFDDVDLDWATETLTMTPLGGGLFEATTALLRPGARYAIRVGGPHGPGNTFNPQSLLIEPYSRGLVSGNYGDWRSVVVEGGFDWGSSAKPRVSWDRTVIYEGHVKGLTKRHPYVPPALHGTYAGLAHPAMIDHFQSLGVTSIELLPVHAFATEPRLLQLGLSNYWGYNSLNFFTPHAAYATAASRAEGPEAVLREFKGMVKLLHEAGLEVILDVVYNHTAEEGIGGPRTSLRGIDNRSYYRQTDEGVYIDETGCGNAVNTSTDAAARLVLDSLRYWANDVQIDGFRFDLAVTLGRDANHSFTPEHPLLQAIRDDDHLSGTKLIAEPWDVGMGGWQTGNFGDGWQEWNDRYRDRVRNFWLSDVDYARRADTAPVGIGGFATRLAGSSNTFSEERGPLASVNFVTAHDGFTLRDLVSYDVKHNLGNGEQNRDGADTNRSFNHGAEGRTDDERVLATRRKAMRNLMGTLLLSAGVPMITAGDEMGRTQRGNNNAYCHDSALTWLSWDLAPWQSDLFAHTQRLLHLRRENPALRPRRFARAGESIPSASVMAWFDENGETMSSQRWTDPSHRTLQYLATSTPEEEALNRILLVVHGDERPIDVTLPALDGDVTFVSLWSSDEESPTHHVATYSPGDVISFAGTSMRLFRVE; from the coding sequence ATGGTCCGACCCGAGACTGTCCTTGCCCCAGGCGCCGCTCTGCTCGACAGCGCCTTCGACGACCTCGGGGTGCGGCTCGGCCCTGACGGGGGAACCCTCCGCGTCTGGTCGGGACACGCCGACGCGATGCAGCTCCTGGTGTTCGACGACGTCGACCTCGACTGGGCGACCGAGACCCTGACGATGACCCCGCTCGGCGGCGGTCTCTTCGAAGCCACCACGGCACTGCTTCGACCGGGCGCGCGGTACGCGATCCGCGTGGGAGGCCCGCACGGCCCCGGGAACACGTTCAACCCGCAGAGCCTTCTGATCGAGCCTTACTCGCGCGGACTCGTATCAGGCAACTACGGAGACTGGCGGTCCGTGGTGGTGGAGGGCGGATTCGACTGGGGATCGTCCGCGAAACCCCGCGTCTCGTGGGATCGCACCGTGATCTACGAGGGACACGTGAAGGGCCTGACCAAGCGTCATCCGTATGTTCCCCCGGCCCTGCACGGCACCTACGCGGGACTCGCGCATCCGGCGATGATCGACCACTTCCAGTCGCTGGGCGTCACCAGCATCGAGTTGCTGCCCGTCCACGCCTTCGCGACCGAGCCCCGACTGCTGCAGCTCGGACTCTCGAACTACTGGGGCTACAACTCCCTCAACTTCTTCACGCCGCACGCCGCCTACGCCACCGCGGCCAGTCGTGCCGAAGGACCCGAGGCGGTCCTGCGCGAGTTCAAAGGCATGGTGAAGCTGCTGCACGAGGCCGGCCTCGAGGTGATCCTCGACGTGGTCTACAACCACACCGCGGAAGAGGGCATCGGAGGTCCGCGTACGAGCTTGCGCGGTATCGACAACCGCTCGTACTACCGGCAGACCGATGAGGGCGTGTACATCGATGAGACCGGCTGCGGCAACGCGGTGAACACCTCGACGGATGCCGCGGCGCGCCTCGTGCTCGACTCGTTGCGCTATTGGGCGAACGACGTGCAGATCGACGGGTTCCGGTTCGATCTGGCCGTGACGCTCGGTCGCGACGCGAATCATTCCTTCACCCCCGAGCACCCGTTGCTGCAGGCGATCCGTGACGACGATCATCTTTCGGGGACGAAGCTCATCGCCGAACCGTGGGATGTCGGCATGGGCGGCTGGCAGACGGGCAACTTCGGCGACGGCTGGCAGGAGTGGAACGACCGTTACCGCGATCGTGTGCGCAACTTCTGGCTCAGCGACGTCGACTACGCCCGCCGCGCGGATACGGCTCCCGTGGGGATCGGCGGTTTCGCCACGCGTCTCGCGGGATCGTCCAACACGTTCTCGGAGGAGCGTGGACCTCTCGCGAGCGTCAACTTCGTCACCGCCCACGACGGCTTCACCCTGCGCGACCTCGTGTCCTACGACGTCAAGCACAATCTGGGCAACGGAGAGCAGAACCGCGACGGCGCCGATACCAACCGATCCTTCAACCACGGTGCCGAGGGGCGCACCGACGACGAGCGCGTACTCGCGACGCGGCGCAAGGCGATGCGCAACCTCATGGGCACCCTGCTCCTCTCGGCGGGGGTGCCGATGATCACGGCCGGCGACGAGATGGGACGGACGCAGCGCGGAAACAACAACGCGTACTGCCACGACTCCGCCCTGACCTGGCTGTCGTGGGACCTCGCGCCCTGGCAGAGCGATCTGTTCGCCCATACGCAACGGCTCCTGCACCTGCGACGTGAGAATCCCGCGCTGCGCCCGAGGCGCTTCGCTCGGGCCGGCGAGAGCATCCCTTCGGCATCCGTCATGGCCTGGTTCGACGAGAACGGCGAGACGATGTCCAGCCAGCGGTGGACCGACCCTTCGCATCGCACGTTGCAATACCTCGCGACGTCGACCCCGGAGGAGGAAGCGCTCAATCGGATCCTCCTGGTCGTCCACGGAGACGAGCGTCCCATCGACGTGACACTCCCCGCGCTCGACGGCGACGTGACCTTCGTCTCGCTGTGGTCCAGTGATGAAGAATCGCCCACGCACCACGTCGCGACGTACTCGCCCGGGGATGTGATCTCCTTCGCGGGTACCTCGATGAGGCTGTTCCGCGTCGAGTAA
- a CDS encoding sigma-70 family RNA polymerase sigma factor: MTTPAGLAWSRERDRLVGLGYRMLGDFGEAEDVVSDVAIEALREEASGVEVRSWEAWLTTVCVRRCIDRLRRLQASREEYPGPWLPEPVATDRLPDEIASGRELLSIAMLHLAEQLDPHTRAAIVLHRAFGMTAVEIAPVLDRSPASVRQLISRGERRLQPREALPTRAAAAAIVDRLVRAVENGDIARVTELLTDDAVLWADGGGVVKSALNPIFGATHIARFFAGVLQKAATQAEPISARAVEVNGEIALSLSTYGLADVIAFEWRDERVCGIRRVSNPAKLTRAW, encoded by the coding sequence GTGACGACGCCCGCTGGTCTGGCCTGGAGCCGAGAGCGGGACCGGCTCGTGGGGCTCGGTTATCGCATGCTCGGGGATTTCGGCGAGGCGGAGGACGTGGTGTCGGACGTCGCCATCGAGGCACTCCGTGAGGAAGCCTCGGGTGTCGAGGTGCGCTCGTGGGAGGCGTGGTTGACCACCGTGTGCGTGCGCCGGTGCATCGACCGGCTACGGCGACTGCAGGCGAGCCGTGAAGAGTATCCCGGCCCGTGGCTTCCCGAGCCGGTGGCCACGGATCGGCTCCCCGACGAGATCGCCTCCGGCCGCGAGCTCCTCTCGATCGCGATGCTGCACCTGGCGGAGCAGCTCGACCCGCACACACGAGCGGCCATCGTGCTGCATCGTGCCTTCGGCATGACGGCGGTCGAGATCGCTCCCGTCCTGGACCGGTCGCCCGCATCGGTTCGGCAGCTCATCTCTCGCGGCGAGCGGCGCCTGCAGCCGCGAGAGGCGCTCCCGACCCGAGCGGCCGCAGCGGCGATCGTCGACCGTCTCGTCCGCGCGGTCGAGAACGGCGACATCGCGCGGGTGACGGAGCTGCTGACCGACGATGCCGTGCTCTGGGCCGACGGCGGCGGTGTCGTGAAGAGTGCGCTCAATCCGATCTTCGGGGCCACACACATCGCCCGGTTCTTCGCGGGAGTGCTGCAGAAGGCGGCGACGCAGGCCGAGCCGATATCGGCCCGTGCCGTCGAGGTGAACGGGGAGATCGCCCTCTCGTTGTCGACCTACGGCCTGGCCGACGTGATCGCTTTCGAGTGGCGCGACGAGCGGGTGTGCGGCATCCGTCGCGTGTCCAATCCCGCCAAGCTCACGCGAGCGTGGTGA
- a CDS encoding cysteine desulfurase family protein — protein sequence MQVYLDHAATTPLRAEARDAWLAAHDVLGNPSSIHGAGQAARRLLEDARDELARVLHCQPIEIVFTSGGTEAANLGLKGLWWARPEGAQSVVLPDGEHHATLDVVSWLASAEGAVVRPVALDGLGHIQVDSFAAALPGAALATALVANNEVGTLQDASVLASSASRAGVPLHLDAVSAFGTVPVDFAGWRGPGNGSGGLVALSVSAHKVGGPVGVGAAVISRHAQLAPLVHGGGQQRGLRAGTQDVAGAAAFAAAATAAEGEREREYDRLHTLRERLVSGIRAQIPEARLLGDPTGRLPGNAHILFPDAAGETMLFLLDMAGIAVSTGSACQAGVAEPSHVVLALGLDERAARSVLRFTLGRTSTPDDVDTVLARLPDAYARAVASGTRSALRS from the coding sequence ATGCAGGTCTACCTCGATCACGCAGCGACCACGCCGTTGCGCGCAGAAGCGCGCGACGCATGGCTGGCCGCGCATGACGTGTTGGGGAATCCCTCGTCCATCCACGGCGCGGGGCAGGCCGCGCGGCGTCTTCTCGAAGATGCGCGCGACGAGCTCGCCCGCGTTCTGCACTGCCAGCCGATCGAGATCGTGTTCACCTCGGGCGGGACGGAGGCGGCCAACCTCGGGCTGAAAGGACTGTGGTGGGCACGCCCCGAGGGCGCGCAGTCCGTGGTCCTGCCTGACGGCGAGCATCACGCCACCCTCGATGTCGTGTCCTGGCTGGCGTCCGCCGAGGGCGCCGTCGTCCGGCCGGTCGCGCTCGACGGGCTCGGGCATATCCAGGTCGATTCCTTCGCCGCCGCGCTCCCCGGCGCGGCACTGGCGACCGCGCTCGTGGCCAACAACGAGGTCGGAACTCTCCAGGATGCCTCTGTGCTCGCGTCGTCGGCGTCTCGCGCGGGTGTTCCCCTGCACCTGGACGCGGTGTCGGCGTTCGGGACGGTGCCGGTCGACTTCGCGGGCTGGCGCGGACCGGGGAACGGCAGCGGCGGACTGGTCGCGCTCTCGGTGTCGGCACACAAGGTCGGTGGACCCGTCGGTGTCGGCGCGGCCGTCATCTCGCGCCACGCGCAGCTGGCTCCGCTCGTGCACGGCGGAGGTCAACAACGCGGTCTGCGTGCGGGGACCCAGGACGTGGCCGGTGCCGCCGCGTTCGCCGCCGCCGCCACCGCCGCCGAGGGGGAACGCGAGCGGGAGTACGACCGGCTCCACACCCTGCGGGAGCGCCTGGTGAGCGGGATCCGGGCCCAGATCCCCGAGGCCCGGCTCCTGGGCGACCCCACCGGTCGTCTTCCCGGCAACGCCCACATCCTGTTCCCGGATGCCGCCGGCGAGACGATGCTCTTCCTCCTCGACATGGCCGGTATCGCGGTGTCCACGGGGTCGGCGTGCCAGGCCGGCGTCGCCGAACCCTCGCACGTCGTTCTCGCGCTCGGGCTCGACGAACGCGCTGCGAGGTCGGTCCTGCGGTTCACCCTCGGACGTACCTCGACACCGGACGACGTCGACACCGTGCTCGCCCGACTGCCGGACGCGTACGCGCGGGCGGTGGCATCCGGCACCCGCTCAGCCCTCCGTTCGTAG
- a CDS encoding carboxymuconolactone decarboxylase family protein: MRRIDLSRTNRTGYAAVLGLEAYSRTHVDRTLYELIKLRASIVNGCGFCVDMHATDAARRGVPHRTLHAVSAWQHAGDLLDDRQRAALALTDAITRVGPESVTDAVWERAASFFSEKELGSIVLAIATINVWNRIALATGMTPPVDDAHPAA; the protein is encoded by the coding sequence ATGCGCAGGATCGATCTGTCCCGCACCAACCGAACCGGCTACGCCGCAGTGCTGGGCTTGGAGGCCTACTCGCGGACCCACGTCGATCGAACACTGTACGAACTCATCAAGTTGCGTGCGTCGATCGTGAACGGCTGCGGATTCTGTGTCGACATGCACGCGACGGATGCGGCCCGTCGAGGCGTTCCACATCGCACGCTGCACGCGGTGTCGGCCTGGCAGCACGCCGGCGATCTCCTCGACGATCGACAGCGCGCGGCGCTCGCCCTCACCGACGCGATCACACGAGTGGGACCCGAGTCGGTGACCGACGCCGTGTGGGAGCGGGCGGCGTCGTTCTTCTCCGAGAAGGAATTGGGGTCGATCGTGCTGGCGATCGCGACGATCAACGTCTGGAACCGGATCGCGCTGGCGACAGGGATGACGCCGCCCGTAGACGACGCGCATCCCGCGGCGTGA
- a CDS encoding DUF3416 domain-containing protein, with amino-acid sequence MATTTTLSTVRPWRSGASIPERPVKPTPTAKGVVTPRIPLALPHPSVPGGRFRPSAYVGEAVPFTVTAFREGHDRIGVHVRLFSPSCDESLHRLSPLNDGFDRWSTLVAPLEQGLWRFRFEAFADEFATWEHAAELKIAAGVDAPLMREMGAQLFDRARGEKKRPSTDKDVLYDAARALRDPDTHDDVALEIVRSPEIAAMFAERPIMGLVSVGRESELLVERERAGVGAWYEFFPRSEGARHAEDGSIISGTFRTAVDRLPAVADMGFDVLYLPPIHPIGESNRKGPNNTLVTAPGDPGSPWAIGAAAGGHDAVHPDLGTLEDFRSFVHAARDSNIEVALDLALQASPDHPWVTEHPEWFTTLPDGSIAFAENPPKKYQDIYPVNFDNDPDGIRAEVLRIVRHWIAQGVKIFRVDNPHTKPLQFWEWLIATISAEEPDVVFLAEAFTRPAPLQGLAMAGFQQSYTYFTWRNTKEELAEFFSGLAHETSDFLRPNLFVNTPDILTEYLQFGGRPAYKIRAALAATAAPTYGVYAGYELYENVARPGSEENIDNEKYEYKIRDWSGAEAAGDSLAPYLRLLNRVRRDHPALRQLRNLDVHWSDDDAILVYSKHLDAALSPTGTSDTIIVVANVDPHSTRQSTVHLDTTIWGVEPGAPYEVEDLVTGQVWTWADHNFVRLDAFDEPVHILHVKEIR; translated from the coding sequence GTGGCCACCACGACGACTCTCTCGACCGTACGTCCCTGGCGCAGCGGCGCCTCGATTCCGGAGCGTCCGGTCAAACCGACGCCGACCGCGAAGGGCGTGGTGACCCCGCGCATCCCTCTCGCCCTGCCGCACCCCAGCGTGCCCGGCGGCCGCTTTCGACCCTCTGCGTATGTCGGTGAGGCTGTTCCGTTCACCGTCACCGCCTTCCGCGAGGGCCACGACCGCATCGGTGTGCACGTTCGGCTGTTCTCGCCGTCCTGCGACGAGTCGCTCCACCGTCTCAGCCCGCTGAACGACGGATTCGACCGGTGGTCCACGCTCGTCGCTCCGCTGGAGCAGGGCCTCTGGCGCTTTCGCTTCGAGGCGTTCGCGGACGAGTTCGCGACGTGGGAGCACGCGGCCGAGCTGAAGATCGCCGCGGGCGTCGACGCTCCGCTCATGCGCGAGATGGGCGCTCAGCTGTTCGACCGCGCCCGCGGTGAGAAGAAGCGTCCCAGCACCGACAAAGACGTTCTCTACGACGCGGCGCGGGCCTTGCGCGACCCCGACACGCACGACGACGTCGCGCTCGAGATCGTTCGCAGCCCCGAGATCGCCGCAATGTTCGCGGAACGCCCGATCATGGGACTCGTCTCCGTCGGACGCGAATCCGAGCTGCTCGTCGAGCGCGAACGGGCCGGTGTCGGAGCCTGGTACGAGTTCTTCCCGCGCTCCGAGGGGGCGAGGCATGCCGAAGACGGCAGCATCATCAGCGGAACGTTCCGCACGGCCGTCGACCGGCTTCCGGCCGTGGCTGACATGGGATTCGACGTGCTCTACCTCCCGCCGATCCACCCGATCGGCGAGAGCAACCGGAAGGGACCGAACAACACCCTCGTCACCGCTCCCGGCGACCCCGGATCACCGTGGGCGATCGGTGCCGCCGCGGGCGGTCACGACGCGGTCCACCCCGACCTCGGCACACTCGAGGACTTCCGGAGCTTCGTCCACGCGGCGCGCGACAGCAACATCGAGGTGGCTCTGGACCTCGCGCTGCAGGCCTCCCCCGATCACCCCTGGGTCACCGAACACCCCGAGTGGTTCACCACCCTGCCCGACGGGTCCATCGCTTTCGCCGAGAACCCGCCGAAGAAGTACCAGGACATCTACCCGGTCAACTTCGACAACGACCCCGACGGCATTCGCGCCGAGGTCCTGCGAATCGTGCGGCACTGGATCGCGCAGGGCGTGAAGATCTTCCGCGTCGACAACCCCCACACCAAACCGCTGCAGTTCTGGGAGTGGCTGATCGCCACGATCAGCGCCGAGGAGCCGGATGTCGTGTTCCTCGCCGAGGCCTTCACGCGCCCGGCACCGCTTCAGGGGCTCGCCATGGCGGGCTTCCAGCAGAGCTACACCTACTTCACCTGGCGCAACACCAAGGAAGAGCTCGCGGAGTTCTTCTCCGGTCTCGCACACGAGACGTCCGATTTCCTGAGGCCGAACCTCTTCGTCAACACGCCCGACATCCTCACCGAGTATCTGCAGTTCGGCGGGCGCCCCGCATACAAGATCCGCGCCGCCCTCGCGGCGACCGCGGCGCCCACCTACGGCGTCTATGCGGGGTACGAGCTGTATGAGAATGTGGCCCGCCCCGGCTCGGAAGAGAACATCGACAACGAGAAGTACGAGTACAAGATCCGCGACTGGTCCGGCGCCGAGGCGGCGGGCGACTCCCTCGCGCCGTACCTGCGCCTTCTCAACCGGGTTCGTCGCGATCATCCGGCGCTGCGGCAGCTGCGCAACCTGGACGTGCACTGGAGCGACGACGACGCGATCCTCGTGTACTCCAAGCACCTCGATGCCGCGCTCTCCCCCACGGGCACGAGCGACACGATCATCGTGGTCGCCAACGTCGATCCCCACTCGACGCGCCAGAGCACGGTTCACCTCGACACCACGATCTGGGGCGTCGAGCCCGGCGCCCCCTACGAGGTGGAAGACCTCGTGACGGGCCAGGTCTGGACCTGGGCCGATCACAACTTCGTGCGCCTGGACGCGTTCGACGAACCCGTTCACATCCTGCACGTCAAGGAGATCCGATGA
- the glgB gene encoding 1,4-alpha-glucan branching protein GlgB, with translation MSPLPPELLDAVAHGTHHDPHSVLGAHEGSDGWVIRVRRPLAKDVVAELGDGTAAVFAHVREGVWEAPVPENPGAYRVRVTYDDGVPHSDDDAYRHVPSVGELDLHLIAEGRHEELWRVLGAHVRELDGSVGTAFTVWAPNARAVRVIGDFNGWDGRGSSMRSMGASGVWEVFLPGVGAGSRYKFEILARGGFWVQKADPMARLAEVPPATASVVTESEYAWADDEWIAERSRTAPLDRPMSIYELHLGSWKQGLSYRDAADEIIDYVGAQGFTHVEFLPLSEHPFGGSWGYQVSGYYAPTSRFGDPDDLRYLIDRLHQAGIGVIMDWVPGHFPKDDFALARFDGEALYEHPDPRRGEHKDWGTLIFDYGRNEVRNFLVANALYWFEEFHVDGLRVDAVASMLYLDYSRNDGEWAPNQFGGRENLEAIRFLQEVNATSYKRYPGIAMIAEESTSFPGVTAPTSHAGLGFGFKWNMGWMNDSLQYIARDPMYRSHHEGELSFSFVYAFSENFILPISHDEVVHGKGSLFGRMPGDHWQKLANMRAFLAYMWGHPGKQLLFMGQEFGQMSEWSEGRSLDWWMLDQPSHAQLHAFVAELNRVYKDQAPLWSRDHDGAAFSRLGSPAWNPNVLAFARRDHHGNTVAVLCNFSGVPLTDFPIDLPESGTWTEVLNSDAEAFGGSGQGNFGAVTTDPRGSAVVTLPPLGVLWLQHSAGA, from the coding sequence ATGAGCCCCCTTCCCCCCGAGCTCCTGGATGCCGTCGCCCACGGCACGCACCACGATCCGCACAGCGTCCTCGGTGCCCACGAGGGCTCGGACGGCTGGGTGATCCGCGTCCGCCGCCCGCTCGCGAAAGACGTCGTCGCCGAGCTCGGCGACGGCACGGCCGCAGTCTTCGCCCACGTCCGCGAAGGGGTGTGGGAAGCGCCCGTCCCCGAGAACCCCGGGGCCTATCGCGTCCGCGTCACGTACGACGACGGAGTCCCGCATTCCGATGATGATGCTTACCGGCACGTGCCGTCGGTGGGCGAACTCGACCTCCACCTCATCGCGGAGGGACGTCACGAGGAGCTGTGGCGCGTCCTGGGCGCGCACGTCCGCGAGCTCGACGGGTCTGTCGGCACCGCGTTCACCGTCTGGGCGCCCAATGCCCGGGCGGTCCGGGTGATCGGCGATTTCAACGGGTGGGACGGACGCGGCAGTTCGATGCGCTCCATGGGCGCCAGCGGCGTCTGGGAGGTCTTCCTCCCGGGCGTGGGCGCGGGCTCCCGCTACAAGTTCGAGATCCTCGCCCGCGGCGGTTTCTGGGTGCAGAAAGCCGACCCGATGGCCCGGCTCGCCGAGGTTCCGCCGGCGACCGCGTCCGTGGTCACGGAGTCGGAGTATGCCTGGGCCGACGACGAGTGGATCGCAGAACGTTCGCGGACGGCTCCTCTCGACCGCCCCATGTCGATCTACGAACTGCACCTGGGCTCCTGGAAGCAGGGGCTTTCCTACCGGGATGCAGCCGATGAGATCATCGACTACGTCGGCGCGCAGGGCTTCACGCACGTGGAGTTCCTGCCTCTCTCGGAGCACCCGTTCGGCGGCTCGTGGGGATACCAGGTGTCGGGCTACTACGCGCCCACCAGTCGCTTCGGAGACCCCGACGATCTGCGGTACCTGATCGATCGCCTTCACCAGGCGGGCATCGGCGTGATCATGGACTGGGTCCCGGGACACTTCCCGAAAGACGACTTCGCCCTCGCCCGTTTCGACGGTGAGGCTCTCTACGAGCACCCCGACCCGAGACGCGGAGAGCACAAGGACTGGGGAACCCTCATCTTCGACTACGGCCGCAACGAGGTGCGCAACTTCCTCGTCGCGAACGCGCTGTACTGGTTCGAGGAGTTCCACGTCGACGGACTGCGCGTGGATGCCGTGGCATCCATGCTCTACCTGGATTACTCCCGCAATGACGGCGAGTGGGCGCCCAACCAATTCGGCGGTCGCGAGAACCTCGAAGCGATCCGCTTCCTTCAGGAGGTGAACGCGACCTCCTACAAGCGCTACCCCGGCATCGCGATGATCGCCGAGGAGTCCACCAGCTTCCCCGGCGTGACCGCCCCCACCTCGCACGCCGGTCTGGGCTTCGGCTTCAAGTGGAACATGGGCTGGATGAACGACTCACTGCAGTACATCGCACGGGACCCGATGTATCGATCGCACCACGAGGGAGAGCTGTCGTTCTCGTTCGTGTACGCCTTCAGTGAGAACTTCATCCTGCCGATCAGCCACGACGAGGTCGTGCACGGAAAGGGCAGTCTCTTCGGCCGGATGCCGGGCGACCACTGGCAGAAGCTCGCCAACATGCGTGCCTTCTTGGCGTACATGTGGGGGCACCCGGGCAAGCAACTCCTGTTCATGGGGCAGGAGTTCGGTCAGATGTCGGAGTGGTCGGAGGGGCGCAGCCTCGACTGGTGGATGCTCGACCAGCCCTCGCATGCCCAGCTGCACGCGTTCGTCGCCGAGCTGAACCGTGTCTACAAGGACCAGGCTCCGCTGTGGTCGCGCGACCACGACGGCGCGGCGTTCTCTCGCTTGGGCTCGCCCGCGTGGAATCCGAACGTGCTGGCCTTCGCGCGACGTGATCACCACGGCAATACCGTCGCCGTGCTGTGCAACTTCTCCGGCGTGCCGCTGACCGACTTCCCGATCGACCTTCCGGAGTCGGGCACCTGGACCGAGGTGCTCAACAGCGACGCCGAGGCGTTCGGCGGGTCGGGTCAAGGGAACTTCGGAGCCGTCACGACCGACCCTCGCGGTTCCGCCGTCGTGACGCTGCCCCCGCTCGGCGTTCTCTGGCTGCAGCACTCCGCAGGCGCCTGA
- the mnmA gene encoding tRNA 2-thiouridine(34) synthase MnmA, whose translation MRVLAAMSGGVDSAVAAARAVDAGHDVVGVHLALSRAGGTLRAGSRGCCTIEDAMDARRAADKLGMPFYVWDFSERFRDDVIDDFVSEYRAGRTPNPCMRCNEKIKFAALLERAIELGFDAVCTGHYATLVDTAEGRELHRASDNAKDQSYVLGVLTAEQLAHTYFPLGSTPSKALVRAEAEERGLTVAQKPDSHDICFIPDGDTRGWLADKVGAEKGEILDRTGAVVGTHEGAHAFTVGQRRGLQLGVPASDGKPRFVLEVRPVSNTVVVGPKEALACAEIAGERFTWAGRAPSRESFACDVQIRAHADPVPAFAALEDGVLTVRPETPFDGVAPGQTAVLYDGTRVIGQFTIDQTVSAVPVDV comes from the coding sequence ATGCGAGTTCTGGCGGCGATGAGCGGTGGCGTCGACTCCGCGGTGGCGGCAGCCCGTGCCGTCGATGCGGGGCACGACGTGGTGGGTGTGCACCTGGCGCTTTCGCGCGCCGGGGGAACGCTCCGAGCCGGCAGCCGCGGCTGCTGCACGATCGAGGATGCGATGGATGCCCGTCGTGCTGCCGACAAGCTCGGGATGCCGTTCTACGTGTGGGACTTCTCGGAGCGCTTCCGCGACGACGTCATCGATGATTTCGTCTCGGAGTACCGCGCGGGGCGCACCCCGAACCCGTGCATGCGCTGCAACGAGAAGATCAAGTTCGCCGCCCTCCTCGAGCGGGCGATCGAACTCGGTTTCGACGCGGTGTGCACGGGCCATTACGCCACGCTGGTCGACACGGCCGAGGGGCGTGAGCTGCACCGCGCCTCCGACAACGCCAAGGATCAGTCGTACGTCCTCGGCGTGCTGACCGCCGAACAGCTCGCGCACACCTACTTCCCGCTCGGGTCGACGCCGTCGAAGGCGCTCGTTCGGGCCGAGGCCGAGGAGCGCGGACTGACCGTCGCCCAGAAGCCCGACAGCCACGACATCTGCTTCATCCCCGACGGGGACACCCGCGGTTGGCTCGCCGACAAGGTCGGCGCCGAGAAGGGCGAGATCCTCGACCGAACCGGAGCGGTGGTCGGCACGCACGAGGGCGCTCACGCCTTCACCGTCGGCCAGCGCCGAGGGCTCCAGCTGGGTGTGCCGGCGTCGGACGGCAAGCCGCGATTCGTGCTCGAGGTACGCCCCGTCAGCAACACCGTCGTCGTCGGCCCCAAAGAGGCCCTCGCGTGCGCCGAGATCGCGGGCGAGAGGTTCACCTGGGCCGGACGCGCCCCGTCGCGGGAATCGTTCGCGTGCGACGTGCAGATCCGTGCCCACGCTGATCCGGTGCCGGCTTTCGCCGCTCTCGAGGACGGGGTGTTGACGGTGCGTCCTGAGACGCCGTTCGACGGTGTGGCCCCCGGCCAGACCGCCGTGCTCTACGACGGCACGCGCGTGATCGGTCAGTTCACGATCGACCAGACGGTGTCGGCGGTTCCGGTCGACGTCTGA